The following proteins come from a genomic window of Alosa sapidissima isolate fAloSap1 chromosome 22, fAloSap1.pri, whole genome shotgun sequence:
- the tmpoa gene encoding thymopoietin a isoform X7, with the protein MSEFLDDPSVLTKEKLKSALLANNVSLPNGEQKKDVYVQLYLKNLTAQNKKKSAPPEAFSSDEELPAPVVSNRSRSGRKATRKTDKPRPDEVDVLELSDEDLREQLQKYGISVGPIVASTRKLYEKKLQKLLDEGPPEAVAPPVAITETDGNHNGSTEFDHYSDKEEETAAPEPEPEPEPAPVVVERPLRSRGKTPVTTRARSSQHNRIEKVSTVETPKADARDMLKEMFPNDVNTPTGISATCRRPIRGAAARAGISTDSWLDDSRLRLTETNYSSSSSSYVESRPSTRLLSSPLPASTYSSASTLRQAPASVLTARAPISGVPARRRRWLPVWAQVLVFGVLAGFLFLVYQAMETNESNPFGFLAQQAEEAPAGQTSK; encoded by the exons ATGTCGGAATTCTTAGACGACCCGTCTGTTCTCACTAAAGAAAAACTAAAGAGTGCACTTCTGGCCAATAATGTCTCTCTTCCTAATGGCGAACAGAAAAAGGACGTTTATGTTCAACTGTATCTGAAAAATCTGACGGcgcaaaacaagaaaaaaagcgCCCCTCCAGAAGCTTTCTCCAGCGACGAGGAATTGCCAGCCCCCGTGGTCTCTAACAGAAGCCGATCAGGCAGG AAAGCCACGAGAAAAACGGACAAGCCTCGGCCAGACGAGGTGGACGTGCTGGAGCTGAGTGATGAAGACCTGAGGGAGCAGCTGCAAAAGTACGGCATCAGCGTCGGCCCAATCGTGG CCTCCACCCGTAAGCTGTATGAGAAGAAACTGCAGAAGCTGCTTGACGAGGGGCCTCCTGAGGCCGTAGCGCCCCCTGTGGCCATCACAGAGACAGACGGAAACCACAACGGAAGCACAGAGTTCGACCATTACAGTGACAAAGAGGAAG AGACGGCAGCACCGGAACCAGAACCCGAGCCGGAACCTGCCCCGGTGGTGGTGGAGAGGCCATTGAGGAGCAGAGGCAAGACCCCAGTCACAACTCGCGCCAGGAGCAGCCAGCACAACAGA ATAGAGAAGGTGTCCACAGTGGAAACCCCTAAAGCAGATGCCAGGGACATGCTGAAGGAGATGTTCCCCAATGATGTCAACACCCCAACTGGCATTAG CGCCACTTGCAGACGACCAATCCGTGGGGCCGCCGCACGGGCAGGAATATCGACCGACTCCTGGCTGGATGACTCGCGTCTTCGGCTGACGGAAACCaactactcctcctcctcctcttcgtacGTGGAGTCCCGGCCGTCCACACGCCTCCTCTCGTCTCCACTGCCTGCGTCCACCTATTCCTCGGCCAGTACCCTGCGGCAGGCGCCCGCCTCAGTCCTCACCGCCAGGGCGCCCATCAGTGGTGTGCCAGCGCGTCGTCGCCGCTGGCTGCCCGTCTGGGCGCAGGTTCTGGTGTTTGGCGTGCTGGCTGGCTTCCTCTTCCTCGTCTACCAGGCCATGGAGACCAACGAGAGCAACCCGTTTGGCTTCCTCGCGCAGCAGGCCGAAGAAGCACCTGCAGGGCAGACCAGCAAGTGA